A genome region from Tardiphaga sp. 709 includes the following:
- a CDS encoding MBL fold metallo-hydrolase — MKQMTHAPLRESNKNWSNTSQQGRTVPDELVPSRYALRVGEIEVLVISDGVLTPPAESMATNADPAARAAWLDDRFLSRDAFDWALNEVVVRSGDQTILLDSGLGMEYPDFPRAGQLGLRLKNAGIDLGSVTDVVLTHMHFDHVGGLLVDGVKEQLRPDLRIHVAAAEVKFWAAPDFSRTGMPPVLADLARSAAKRFLDEYRNQLLPFEEDGEVAPGVVVTRTGGHTPGHSVVRLESNGDRLMFAGDAIFPVSFDHPEWHNGFEHDPEEATRVRLRLMRELSETGSWLVATHMPFPSIGRVAVAGDLYRWVPTWWDY; from the coding sequence ATGAAGCAGATGACTCACGCCCCCCTGCGGGAATCCAATAAGAACTGGAGCAACACCTCTCAACAGGGCCGAACAGTGCCCGACGAGTTGGTGCCATCACGCTATGCGCTGCGAGTCGGCGAGATTGAAGTGCTGGTGATCAGCGATGGCGTGCTCACGCCGCCAGCCGAGTCAATGGCCACAAACGCTGACCCGGCAGCCCGGGCGGCCTGGCTGGACGACAGATTCCTGTCGCGCGATGCGTTCGATTGGGCGCTGAACGAGGTCGTGGTGCGTAGCGGCGACCAAACCATCCTCCTCGACAGCGGACTAGGAATGGAATACCCGGACTTTCCGCGGGCCGGGCAGTTGGGCCTGCGGCTGAAGAATGCCGGCATCGATCTTGGGTCGGTGACCGACGTTGTGCTAACTCACATGCACTTTGACCACGTTGGCGGACTGCTCGTCGACGGGGTGAAGGAGCAGCTGCGTCCGGACTTACGAATCCACGTGGCCGCCGCCGAGGTCAAGTTCTGGGCGGCGCCTGATTTCTCCCGCACCGGCATGCCGCCGGTGCTCGCCGACCTGGCCCGGAGTGCGGCCAAGCGGTTCCTGGACGAATACCGCAACCAATTGCTGCCGTTCGAGGAAGACGGCGAGGTGGCGCCGGGCGTGGTGGTCACGCGCACGGGCGGCCACACCCCCGGGCACAGCGTGGTCCGCCTCGAGTCCAACGGCGATCGGCTGATGTTCGCCGGCGACGCGATATTCCCCGTCTCGTTCGATCACCCCGAATGGCACAACGGCTTCGAACACGATCCCGAGGAGGCGACTCGTGTCCGTCTCCGGCTCATGCGGGAGCTGTCGGAGACCGGCTCATGGCTGGTGGCCACCCACATGCCGTTCCCGTCAATCGGCCGGGTGGCGGTCGCCGGCGACCTTTATCGTTGGGTCCCGACCTGGTGGGATTACTGA